The region CAACCTCTCCAAACTTAGTTTTCATGTGTGATACCACCTACGTCTTTGCTGCTGTGAATGTTGAATGACCAGTAAAGGAGCACGATGCCTTCAGTATCTTTATTCACCATCCCCAAATCTGCTGTTTCCCAcccttccccttcttcccctCCTGACTGGCTTAGCAAGAAGCTCAGTTCCCTGCTGAATGCTAGGTTTTCCCACTGTTCTCTCAGAGCCTTCATACTTGAGAAAGTTTTGCTCCCAGTTCCCTGCAACCACATCATACTAGTCTCTTCCTATGtgtacatttctctttctttccagatTCTCCAGCATGGtcaccacctcctccccactctctGGATGATGTTCCTGCAGCTGGGCCTGGAGCTCCTGGGGCAGGATGGAGAGGAACTGCTCCAGCACCAGCAGCTCCAGGATCTGCTCCTTGGTATGTGTCTCTGGCCTGAGCCACTGATGGCAGAGCTCCCGGAGCTGGCTCAGTGCTTCTTGGGGACCAGGGGAATCCTGGTAGCAGAAGTGTCTAAACTGCTGCCTGAAGATCTCCCAGGCAGGAGGCTGGTTCTCTGGAAGGCTGAGACCCTGATTCCTGGGGTGGTCTTCCTCCAACTTCACTTTCACCATCACAGGCCCCTGCTGACCCCACGGGGCTTGGAACAGCTGGCCAGCAGACTTTCTTGTGTCCACAGCCATCATGCCTGGCTTCTGCTGGAGTTTCAACTGGAGGCTTCTGAGGACACCCTGGGGAATAAGAATTAAGTGATAAAGGGATACACGGCATATACTTCGAAGAACGCACACAAGAAAGAAGACCTGTAACCAGGgaaactaattttattaattcactaaatccacaaatattttttagaggCCTACCTTTTACAGAAACTGTTCTAGGTGTTTGAGACGCATTAGCGTACAATGATCCCTGCCATCATGGAGTGTCCATTCTAGTAGGAGCAATCAATAAACACAACAAATATGAAAAGTGTCGAGTATGTTACGGAgacaagtaaaaatatataattgctgggggtggtggtggaatgaagGCTTGCACTTAATGGAGGAAGGTTCCTCCAAATCCAGCATTAAATACATGTATGTGGCCCCTAAGCTAAAGCAAATTTTCAAGTTATCACTTGGCACCGTTTTTCCATACTTGAATACATACGACCCAACCTTGTGGGAGAGGAAAAGTTACTAGTCACAGCCAGAAAATTATTGATGTTTTCATGTTAATCTGGCAAAACTGAGAGCGAAATCCCACTTCGCTTCACACAGTGCTGGTGGCCCTGGTTTAGTCAGAGCGTCGGAATCACGGTTCCCAAGAAGGGGATCCCCAGTCCCTGGACAGGGTCCTGTCTTGGGGCCTTGTGGCCGGCCTTTCCGGAGCCTCCCAGACAGACGTCTGCTCCCAGCTGCGCAGCCCCGAACCTCCCCGGGCACAGGGTGTCCTCCAGCCGGAACCAGGGCCGGTGCTGGCTGCCCCACGCGGCTCAACACGTCTGGGGCTTCGCAAGGCCGAACCCGATATCGAGGTGGAGGGACGCCCCCATACACTCACCTGACAGGAACGCAGAAGTGCGGCTCCCTATACCGGTCGCTCAGGCGCGCCGGCTTCCGGCATCTCCCGGAGGTCACGCCCCCGAGCGCGCGCCCGCGACCCGCCTCCGCCCACGTGCGCAGCGTCTCCGAGTTACCCTGCGGCTGGGTACGCTGCGTGTTCAGTTCGAGCATTTCGGGACTAAAGGCGGTGAAAGCAGCAACTGTACTTTGACAATTAACAGTAAACCCAGTTCCTGGATctctgaaagtaaaaaaaaaaaaagtttcggACACCCGCCTCATGTCAACCTGGCAGGATCTCTTAACTGAAAATGTAGGGGAGGAGTGCTAGAtgacaacagagaagaaaaatgattgcTCTCTTCCATAAAGAGCGTTCCCGGGAAGTAGGCCGTTGGCGGTCAGCATCGCTACCTGTTTGTCTCCCCTCTGCCCTTCTCCTGGGTGCTTTAATCTCCTCTGCGCCCAGAATCCTCTCCTTCTCAGGAAGGAACACGATAGCTAGCCTTTAGGATCTCGTGAATATACTGAAACcaggaagaaacacagaaaacagtGATGGTCGAAAAGTGGGAGCTGTTAAGGCAAAGAGCTtgggccagaaggcagtggaaatTTGCGAGAATGC is a window of Physeter macrocephalus isolate SW-GA chromosome 18, ASM283717v5, whole genome shotgun sequence DNA encoding:
- the LOC102982303 gene encoding zinc finger protein 24-like gives rise to the protein MMAVDTRKSAGQLFQAPWGQQGPVMVKVKLEEDHPRNQGLSLPENQPPAWEIFRQQFRHFCYQDSPGPQEALSQLRELCHQWLRPETHTKEQILELLVLEQFLSILPQELQAQLQEHHPESGEEVVTMLENLERKRNVHIGRDYFQPVLWNRRSFCIQ